The Oligoflexia bacterium genome includes a region encoding these proteins:
- a CDS encoding Smr/MutS family protein codes for MAKDLLDLHGFKTDEVFDAVDNFIMSVNQNNLKRARIMTGKGTGVVKKVVIDYLKQAKYPWQYEKLSNGKNNEGVLVVFLD; via the coding sequence ATGGCAAAAGACTTATTAGATTTACATGGTTTTAAAACCGACGAAGTTTTTGATGCCGTTGATAATTTCATTATGTCGGTGAATCAAAACAATCTCAAACGCGCACGCATCATGACCGGCAAGGGCACAGGGGTTGTTAAAAAAGTCGTCATCGATTATCTCAAACAAGCCAAATATCCCTGGCAATACGAAAAACTATCCAATGGAAAAAACAACGAAGGCGTTTTGGTTGTCTTTTTAGATTAA
- a CDS encoding helix-turn-helix transcriptional regulator, whose protein sequence is MKNVINQATPHDAELDSKQIFEAFYIWYRNYEHKELDNQIKPFLNLAVPIQSEGWLRKVRQALYLSSGEVAKRINMSRGGYTNMEWNVMKKVATLP, encoded by the coding sequence ATGAAGAATGTAATTAATCAAGCAACCCCTCATGATGCTGAGTTAGATTCGAAGCAAATTTTTGAAGCCTTTTACATTTGGTATCGAAATTACGAGCACAAAGAATTAGATAATCAAATCAAACCCTTTCTTAATCTGGCAGTTCCAATTCAATCTGAGGGATGGCTTCGAAAAGTTAGACAAGCTCTGTATTTATCAAGTGGTGAAGTTGCCAAAAGAATAAATATGTCGCGCGGTGGGTACACGAATATGGAATGGAACGTAATGAAGAAAGTGGCAACATTACCTTAA
- a CDS encoding AmpG family muropeptide MFS transporter, translated as MSSSFWKNFFSGRMLITFLLGLSSGAPLLMTGSTLQAWMTDEKVDLALIGVFSLVGIPYTLKFLWSPVMDRYTPPFLGRRRGWILITQILLALAIAGLSFTKPAESPWLVAVLALCVTFFSASQDIVVDAYRREILKPQEFGIGSSYYVFGYRMGLLISGAFALYLADQIPWNQVYLLLAGVMLLCTVFTIFAPNPPGNIAPPRSLKAAVIEPFIDYFKRRGAIEVLIFLLLYKIGDNMAASMTTPFVLGIGFTKTQYAAIAKTLGLAALIFGGFIGGGLLVKIGLKRSLWIFGIFQAASTALFSVLAKIGPDNTWLTITIVVEQLTAGMGSAAFAAFMLGLTNKKFTATQYALLSSLMGIPRVIISAPTGLLAKHVGWVEFFIICTVVAIPGLLMLLRFNKWHEESPQ; from the coding sequence ATGAGCTCATCATTTTGGAAAAACTTCTTTAGCGGGCGCATGCTCATCACTTTTCTTCTGGGTCTTAGCTCAGGAGCTCCACTTCTCATGACAGGCTCTACACTTCAAGCTTGGATGACTGATGAAAAAGTTGATCTTGCTCTCATCGGTGTTTTTTCACTCGTTGGAATTCCATATACATTAAAGTTTTTGTGGTCACCAGTCATGGATCGCTACACCCCACCATTTCTAGGTCGTAGACGTGGGTGGATACTCATCACACAGATTTTACTAGCCCTTGCTATCGCTGGTCTTAGCTTTACAAAACCAGCGGAATCACCCTGGCTCGTAGCAGTACTCGCTCTTTGCGTGACTTTTTTTAGCGCGAGTCAAGATATCGTTGTTGATGCCTACAGAAGAGAAATACTTAAGCCTCAAGAATTTGGAATCGGCTCATCTTATTATGTCTTCGGGTATCGCATGGGACTTCTCATTTCAGGAGCCTTTGCACTTTATCTTGCAGATCAAATTCCTTGGAACCAGGTCTATCTTTTATTAGCTGGGGTTATGCTTTTATGTACGGTGTTTACGATTTTTGCGCCAAATCCTCCTGGCAATATTGCTCCACCACGGTCACTAAAAGCTGCCGTGATTGAACCATTTATTGATTATTTTAAGCGTCGTGGAGCCATTGAAGTTTTGATTTTTCTATTGCTCTATAAAATCGGCGACAACATGGCTGCAAGCATGACGACACCATTTGTTTTAGGCATTGGTTTTACCAAAACTCAATACGCTGCCATCGCAAAAACATTAGGTCTCGCTGCTTTGATTTTTGGTGGATTCATCGGCGGTGGACTGCTTGTAAAAATTGGACTCAAAAGATCATTATGGATCTTTGGAATATTTCAAGCCGCATCAACTGCTTTATTCTCAGTTCTTGCCAAAATCGGCCCCGACAATACTTGGCTCACGATTACGATCGTTGTTGAGCAACTCACTGCAGGCATGGGAAGTGCGGCTTTTGCTGCATTTATGCTAGGCCTTACAAATAAAAAATTTACGGCCACTCAGTATGCACTTTTAAGCAGTCTTATGGGAATTCCTCGAGTCATCATTTCAGCCCCGACTGGTTTACTTGCAAAACATGTTGGGTGGGTCGAGTTTTTCATCATCTGCACAGTTGTCGCTATTCCTGGGCTTTTGATGCTTTTGCGTTTTAATAAGTGGCATGAAGAATCACCACAATGA